CCACAGGCCGTCAGGCTCTCCGTCAAAATTAGCCGCGATGTTTTTGGCCATGCGCCAGGCCGTCTCAGCAGCCTGACCGAGTAGCTCCTTTTGGCGAGTTGTTGGATTGAATGCTGTACCTTTTTTGATACCGATAGCTGTCAACATGCCGTGCATGTATGGATCGATGTTGTCCACACGATCGCTTTGGATGAAACGGTTGAGCATTTCGAAATAAGAGAAGTCATGCGCAAACAAGGCATCTGATGGGGTATCAGAGGCATGCTGAAAATCCATCGGCTTAGCCTCACCCTCTAGCGGGTAAATCTTGATCCCCTGTACTGCGTCTACGCCGGGCTGTAGGTTGTCCACAGATTGGAAAAAACCACGTTGGAAGATAAACACGCCGTTGGTTTTGCTGGTGTATAGGTAATATCCCTCAGGCACCTCTCCGTCATACCCCTCGGGTACGATCAGGTACTTGCCTCCTTTGCCGCGATCTGGTCCAGGGAAGCCAATGTCGCCCAAGAAGCGGGTACCATCGGGGCGCTCTGGCCCTTCGAGTGGTCTGTGCCAAAAGTCATCCAACAATCCCTGTAGCATCGGAGGTACATCCAGCACCAAAGGACCTGTTTTGCTCAGATCGGCAAAGCCCAGTGCATAGATCACATCCGAGTTGGGCGTGGTGATGATGGTTTGGGGTTTTAGCCTTTTCTCAAAGACCGAGATGACGTTGTAGCCTTCGCCAAAGGTCTTGCCGAGGCCTTCTTTCATCGCGAACATATTCACGGCTGGCAATGCCCACAGATAGGTCTGCGTGGCGCGTTGGAAATAAAGTTCTTCGTCCAGTGTACGAGACACCTCAGCTGTAGGGTAACCTCCCTCAAGCGGCAGACTGGCCAGGGTTTCATAGCGGTTCGACTCGGTAGCAGCACTTTGCTGCTTTTCTTGTGGCTGACAAGCAGTGAACAGCACTGCTCCAGCCAGGGATAAGTTTAAGATATGGTTTTTCATGTCTATTTATTTCAAATCTGGTAAAACATAATCTCCGTTGATCACGGACTCGCCAGGCATATACACCCTGAAACAAATCCAAAAGGGCTTGGATGGTGTAAGGAGTTTATTAGTGTATTCTGCTTTTTCAAATTGGTCTTTGGGCACGTAATACATGTCAAAGCTTTTGCCGTCCGGGTTCAACTGTATTTCTGTGTTGCTGATGGTAGAGCCTTCGTCCGTTTTCAGGTATTGATCAGCCCCATAGATGGTGATGGAGTAAAAGCCAAGATTGGCGTCTTTCATTTCAGGAATCTTGTATGTGGCTTTGTATACTTTGCCTTCTTCTAGATCATACTGTGCGGTCAGGTACTGTGCATCTTTGTCTGGCAGTAGTCCAGTGGCGATAGACACGCCGCGGTTGCGATCTTCGAGCGAAACGGGCGCATCGATTGTCCCCATAGTACCTTGCACTCCTTCTTTCTTAGCTACATCCACATAGGTGGCCAGTACTTGTTTAAACTCTGCCATGTTCCAATTGGTCACCTGGAATGATTGAGGTTGGTAGCCATTCAGATATTCCAATTGCAACTGATCCTGATACTCATTTACTTTCTTGATGTCAGCAGTATCATTTGGGTTGACTTGCATACGTACATTAGCCCAAAAGAAATCCGTAGTTTTGGGTGCAGGGATCACATATCGACCCGGGCCATAGAATACATCCGCAGTGATATGGTTGTGATTGACTATGTGCAGGGACATGTATCGTCCGTCGTTTTCCGGCAAGGTGATCGCTACATCTCCTCCACCGTCCAAGATGGCAAAAGAATAATCCGTGTCGCGATTCATCAATGGTGCAGGCTGCTCATCTAGGGGCATGGGCTTGCGGTGATGGTTCCAAGTGTTGTTGGCACCTTGTACAAACTCCTTCTGCATGGCGAGATCCGCCATCGCTAAAGCAAAATTATCTTTGGTCACGCTGACAGTGGAAGCTTGCTTAGTTTCTGTTGTTTCATTCTTTTTTTGTGGCTGACAGGCTGTAAATAGCACAGCAGCAGCCATAGATAGATTTAAGATGTGGTTTTTCATAATATTGAAATTAACAATTACAGGTTGAAAATATTATTGTTGTGTAAGGATAAGGTAGGTGTTAAAAATTTTCATTTAGTCGCAAAAAGAATCCAGTGGTGCCATAGTTGCCCCAGCCGTAATCTATCCCGAGGTTGGTCCGAGCCTTTTTGCTAATGTTGAGTCTGAGCCCTACGCCATATCCCGGCTCGATGTATTCGAACAAGCTAATGCCATTGTCTCCACCATTGGCCGTAGTAATATTGGCATATG
The DNA window shown above is from Reichenbachiella sp. 5M10 and carries:
- a CDS encoding DUF1254 domain-containing protein, coding for MKNHILNLSLAGAVLFTACQPQEKQQSAATESNRYETLASLPLEGGYPTAEVSRTLDEELYFQRATQTYLWALPAVNMFAMKEGLGKTFGEGYNVISVFEKRLKPQTIITTPNSDVIYALGFADLSKTGPLVLDVPPMLQGLLDDFWHRPLEGPERPDGTRFLGDIGFPGPDRGKGGKYLIVPEGYDGEVPEGYYLYTSKTNGVFIFQRGFFQSVDNLQPGVDAVQGIKIYPLEGEAKPMDFQHASDTPSDALFAHDFSYFEMLNRFIQSDRVDNIDPYMHGMLTAIGIKKGTAFNPTTRQKELLGQAAETAWRMAKNIAANFDGEPDGLWWNDRKWVAHAHTELDDFMHTLIDEEFRDRVTKHTDVNAKAHMYINHYSISTGMMSSIVGLGAKYGNAYKDSEGNYLMGENSYEITFPADMPAKLFTSLTLYDAETAAGVDAEGQVYPSLNTMNELAANEDGSVTFFIGPDNPDNKSNFIKTVPGRGWFSLFRFYGPEQAFFDRTYKPGDFVKVK
- a CDS encoding DUF1254 domain-containing protein; this translates as MKNHILNLSMAAAVLFTACQPQKKNETTETKQASTVSVTKDNFALAMADLAMQKEFVQGANNTWNHHRKPMPLDEQPAPLMNRDTDYSFAILDGGGDVAITLPENDGRYMSLHIVNHNHITADVFYGPGRYVIPAPKTTDFFWANVRMQVNPNDTADIKKVNEYQDQLQLEYLNGYQPQSFQVTNWNMAEFKQVLATYVDVAKKEGVQGTMGTIDAPVSLEDRNRGVSIATGLLPDKDAQYLTAQYDLEEGKVYKATYKIPEMKDANLGFYSITIYGADQYLKTDEGSTISNTEIQLNPDGKSFDMYYVPKDQFEKAEYTNKLLTPSKPFWICFRVYMPGESVINGDYVLPDLK